The segment AAAGCGAAGAGGCGGGCGTCCTCGTCGTCCATCTGCAGAGAAGGAAGTCCTGACCACACAGAGtagatttcattttctcttattcCGGGATGAACCTGAGCACCCAAAAGATCATGATGTTGGATTAGTATTATGGGCCTTTGTTAATCTTCATTCCTCCTAATTGTTGAATTAAAAGGAAAGTCAAACTTGAGAGTGGTGAATGATCACGTTGGTGATTCTTggtaacctgaaatctatgttgagtTTTCTCAAATGGAGGTGACCACAGATCAATCTTGTTTGTGTAGGAGTAAAGAGACGGGGAACCAAAAAGTTGTGATTTGAATGTAGACGTGAATGTGAGCGAGGCACAAAAGGGGAGTTGATCTCAATTTTCTTTGGGGAACTTTTATatcctggctcttttctcacATGTCCTCTATGTACTTTATTTCTCTTGAAAGGTCACCAAACTTGTGCTGAAATTTTTCCTGCTTTGATCTAATTATATCTTCTATATAGAATACGTACCAAAAACTTTGATGTAATGAggattgtattttatattttattttattttattttgctcttttgggtcacactcagtgatgcacagcggttactcctggctctgtactcagtaattactcctggcagtgctcggcggaccgtatgggatgctgggaattgaacccaggttggctgtgtgcaaggcaaatgccctatttgctgtgctattgctccagccctgtttttaatattttaaagtgcatgtaatcaggggctggagcaatagcacatcgggtagggcgtttgccttgcactcggccgacccaggttctattcccagcatcccatctggccccctgagcaccgccaggggtaattcctgagtgcagagccaggaataacccctgtgcgttgccgggtgtgacccaaaaagaaaaaaaaatatgcatgtaATCTATTGACTAATGTAAGCTGCTATAGTGGCCAAGGGGATAGATACTATCCCCCTTAGATAGATAATTCCAAAATTTCTATGCTGTATAGCTGCTTTCCTTGGAGGTCTCTGGGCTGGGAGGTACTGGAGAAGGTAGCTATGAGAAGTGGAGGTGTTGATAGCAGCCTCACCCTGTGTAGTAAGGAATGATTGGAAAGGTGGACAGGAGATTGTGACAACAGAATTTTGGGTAGCCTGAAAGATGTACTTTATATCTTTGTCCTTATTAGTATTCTGAGATCCCTGCACATGTGAGAAATCCAGGAATCAGTTGTGAAACCAAGTTGGAGAGTTCCCTGCTACAAACATGGGATTACTGTAGGTCATTTTTAACTTTAGTCTGCAAAGAAGAACATTATTTAAACCTGAGAATCCCAttgaagtggtgtgtgtgtgtgtgtgtgtgtgtgtgtgtgtgtatgtgtctggtgTGCGCTGTGTACATGCCTGTCTGTATGTGTTCACCTGCATTTTGCTTTACCTTTATGACTTTTGATACTTGAAAACTAAGACAAAGTTCACTGTGCAAGAAACAATGATATAAACAAGTATAAATGAATGGTTTTTAAAATGAACCAGAAAATGAAGTGGTGTTCTAGAACAAATGAGTGACCTTAGAAAGTAGGCCCACAGTCGTGTAGAAAATAACCTGAAAATCCACGTATTTATTTCATATGTCTCTAGGTTAAAATATGATTTGTACTTTTGTTGGAGATATTCTTCTATGAAATGACAAAATGACAGAAGATGACATGTACTTTGTACACAATATGAGAAACATAAAATTGCTCCTATTATTAGTCCtataatcatatatttttctttagataATACATTATTTCTGAGAACCCTGAAAGCTGTTTCGATGTTACCTCTCTCATGCTGAAGTCGCCCCATAGAAAATTGAGATGCATTATTGTCAGTGTTCACCAAAATATGACATACTATTTGGGGAGATGAAATCCAatgatatgtatgtattttgatttggagccccaagcaaaacaaatttaGATGAGACAACTTTTCgtaaattgcaaaataaaaattatttcaaaaaagatgtaccctctttgtttttttggactCACTGAAATAAACTGCTTGTGACAAACTATGGATACCGTGGCCTCATCTGTTCAACCtttttccttcctgataaatCCATACAGAACGGGAAATAGAAATCAACCTGTCATTGTTGTTCTGTTCTCTCCTTCTGATTCTCTCTTTACAGTTTGGGGAGAAAAGAGAAGGTATATAAGCAGAGGGAGTCCATGAGTAATTGAGAGAAACATTTATCCTGCAGATtctgttttctagttttctttcccttgaaaatattttcataatttaatatttaaaatatgaaacattttatattttaatatttaaaatataaaatattttgtattttaatatttaaaatatgattttttttttgcttttgggttacacttagtgatgctcaggggttactcctggctctgcagtcaggagttattcctggcagtgcttggggaaccatatgggatgccggggattgaacccaggtagactgtgtgcaaggcaaacactctacttgctgtactattgcaatGGCcctgaaaatatgaaatattttaatatttttcaattactTTTAGGAAGTGTTTGGAAAGACTACACCTTTCAAATATTGCAGTAGACTTCTAAAAGTCTTATAGTCGACTCTCACAGTAAGACACGATGCTTTTGCTTTCCTTAATGGCAGTCGAGAAAAGGGGATGCCTGCGTGTTGTGCTTTTACAAAGCGAGCAATTTCCAAGCAGCTCTCACCACACAGGTCACCTCTTTCTCCGATAAGGAAAACAAGGAAGCGTCAGGATTCTGCTTACCTGACCCACGATCTTCTCCATGCCCTCGAGAAGGCGTTTGTTTTGTTCCTCAATCTCGATGGCTCTGGAGAGGATTGCGTCCGGAGCTTCCTGCATCCCACGCACTTCCATGACGAGGTGATAGAGAGGGACGTTCCAGGCACGCAGCATGCTGAGAATCACGCTCAGAAGGTCTTCTTGCTAATGCACCGTGTGTAAAATATCATGAAAATAAACATACAGTACATTTAATTACATATGATTTTTTGCTCCTACAGTAGaccaaaaatgcatttttttcccattgCTTTGTGCATGTAAAATGTTGATAGGTGATGAACATTGTAAAAATATACAATTTGTACCATTGGCTTATAGTTTGTTAAAATTAGCAAGATACCCTGGCATATGTAAATAAATACTCCTAATGGGAGCTCTAATTTATCATCtgaagaattttgttttctttctgaaattctACCATCTCTCACTCCCTGAgttcttttatctgttttttttcctgcttGGGAGACACCAAAGAATACTGTTGGAACTTCCTATGTAGTGCCCGTTTTATCTGATTTGGGATGATAGATCCTATCAGGGACAATGACAAaggcccattttttttaaaatccaaagtCTTATTCATATTAACAATTGAAATTGTGTATTGATGCATTCATTTGTATGCCAGAGCAAAGAGAAACTGAACAATGCATTCATAAACATAATACTTTTCAAGCTCCCTCTACTCCTGCTTTGATGCTGCTCTTCGAAAAGTCTGTTTTATTGGCCTGTGCAGGTGAATGACATGGTACAGTGCTCTTTTCAAtaatggcagcagcagcagtggaatGCATGGGAAGGTTTTTGCATACTTCCACTTGCTCAGTGTACTGGTAGCAGCATGGTGCATGCAAACCCAAGGAACTGATCACTGCCTTAAAATGCTTGCTTATGCCACGTGTCTGTGAACATCGTAAGTTCTAGCAGCATGAGAAAAGAACAGAGAACTGAACATTGGAATGGAGACATGTACAAAGCTGTGAACGTAAGACACAATACGGAGATACCAGGTAAAAAGTGAATAGTGCTAGGACAGTGGACATTACCATTAAGAGAGACGTTTAAGAGCAAAGGTTTTGAACTGGGGATATAGTCCAGGCTCACTGCTCGCCACCCGAGTGTCTGCTGAAAAACATCATAACTCACCAAATCTAAGTTTCACTTTCTCAGCAAGGGAAATAGCTGAGAAATACTTTGTCTATtcggatttttgtgtgtgtgggattAACTATAGTACTTTGTAAAACAAATTTGTAAATTGCCAACCAAAAGCATGTTGTAATTTGTCTGGAAATAGAGTAGCACTCAATAAATTTTAACTCTTCTTCCTATTTACCTTCTTTCATCATTTTACCATTATGAGTATCATAACCATAATTATTATTCATTATCTTCTCAGAATTCTGATAACATTAACAGAGTTCTAAAGAGAGAACAGAATCTATTTGTTGGGAGTTATACATGTGATgaagatgtttattttaaatcatgttaAGTATGTGGTTCTGGCAGATAATCAGAGAAAAaggattataaataataaaaatatcatttttgtcAATGATACATTAGAGCGGTGATAAATTATTAGACTTTTACATGCCTACCTTGACCTCATCTTAATAGAGACAATAGTTGCAAATGTGAGGAGTAAAACTGACTGTTTAATAGGCCCTGATTGGGTGGGAGACATTAGAAGTGAGAAGTAGCAGAGGAATTAGTGAAGCATAAAGAAGTAggtattagggggctggagcaatagcacagtgggtagggcatttgccttgtacacggctgacctgggtttgattcccaacatcccatatggtccccggagcaccgccaggagttaattcctgagtgcatgagccaagagtaacccctgtgcatcgccaggtgtgacccaaaaagccaaaaaaaaaaaaaaaaaagaagcagatatTAGGAAAATGGAAGCAGAATCAGAAGGAAAGCCTTGAAAACTCAGAAGAGATGGGTCAGCTGCTTCAGTGGTCTGCAGCATTCAATGCtgcctgtggggggggggtcattaaTAGTTAGTAATAAATACAAGCacgcacttttcttttttttttatcatgcctAATATTTTGCATAGGAAAGTTCAATTCATGCTTTCAGCTTCCATACATTATAATCAACATGATCCTAGGCGTAAGATATTGTCCTTTTTAGGTCTCTATTTAATTTtggtctcttttttattttgtctctatataggtctctttttttattttgtggctgCAGTTATCAACGTTCTATTTTGCTCAGAATTGGTCAACTACATGAATTAATTTCTCTCTGCTCACTCAACCTTCGCTTTTCTCTGAATATGCAACTCCCGTTACCTCTTATCAGGCTCCTGATAATCTAGAACACGATAATGCTTGGGTACTTtgaaattttggagaaaaaaatctagATAAAGAACTCACACGAATCTGTTGAGCTTGCTCCTTGTCTTCAGGAGTAGAAAGGGAGGAGGTGTGGCAGCTGTTGATGGCCTTGGTAATGAAACCTCGGCCCTGGGCGTACCTTTTGTCCTGGAAATGGTCAAGCACATTTAATTAGGTCCATTTCAGCATTAAATAAATCGATTACTAGGATATTGGTACATTTGACAGATGTATAGTATTTTCTAAAATGAGAGCTCCAGGGCTAGAGGAtagatagtactgtgggcagggGGATTGACTTGAATGtggcccatccaggttcaatccccagcaccatcaggactgatccctgagccagaaccaggagtaatccttagcacttctgggtgtggtccaaagacaaaccaaaaacaaaaggggCTTCAGAAAAATTCAAactaaagaattaagaaaatcatTCTACCTTTAGAGTCCATGATCTCTaaaccttttctttttataatccaACTTTAAAAATTGTCAACTTCTTCCCttatttgccattcctttctTTACTTTCATCTTTGCCACGTTTACTATTTGAAAAGTAAGCATGAACATCATAAAATTATGAAACATTAAAAGTGTAAGTGCCATTTTGCTTCAATATTTAAACCAAATGTTATGGTGTATGTGTACTTAGAGCCAGTTGATCTCTTATTCACTGTGAATCTGAATGGCTATTCTTCCTTACTTGGCATTATATTATAACTTAGGTTTGATACCATACCATTGTACCTTACCAAGTCCATTATAGATGTTGAATGCAATTATGTTccttgtgaccaaaaaaaataagcacaaaaac is part of the Sorex araneus isolate mSorAra2 chromosome 2, mSorAra2.pri, whole genome shotgun sequence genome and harbors:
- the PRL gene encoding prolactin encodes the protein MDNRGSSLKGGSLLLLLLVGSNLVVSKSVPSLSICHYGAVNCQVSLGDLFERAVILSHYIHNLSAEMFAEFDKRYAQGRGFITKAINSCHTSSLSTPEDKEQAQQIRQEDLLSVILSMLRAWNVPLYHLVMEVRGMQEAPDAILSRAIEIEEQNKRLLEGMEKIVGQVHPGIRENEIYSVWSGLPSLQMDDEDARLFAFYNLLHCLRRDSHKIDNYLKLLKCRMIYDSKC